In Fibrobacter sp. UWB10, the genomic window GAGCGATCACGGTATCGTCGCCGTCCTTGAATGCGGACACTTCGATGCCGTTCGTGGTACCGCAGTCTTCTTCGGTAATCACGAGGTCCTGGCCCACGTCAACGAGACGACGGGTAAGGTAACCAGCGTCAGCCGTCTTAAGAGCGGTATCTGCCAAACCCTTACGAGCACCGTGAGACGAGATGAAGTATTCCATCACGTTCAAGCCTTCACGGAAGCAAGACTTAATCGGGTTTTCAATAACTTCCTGACCACCGAGCTGCTTGATCGGCTTCTGCATCAAACCACGCATACCGGACAGCTGCTTAATCTGTTCACGGCTACCACGAGCGCCAGAGTCGGCCATCATGTAAACCGGGTTGAAGCCGTCGCGGTCGCTGGAGAGCAAGTCCCACTGCTTGGCAGCGACTTCGGACGTGGTCTTGGACCACACGTCAATGGTCTGGTTATAACGTTCACCGTCGGTAATCACACCGTCTTCGTAAAGGCCGCGGATGCGGGAAACCTGTTCGGCAGCCTTGTCGAGCATTTCCTGCTTTTCCTTCGGAATCACCATTTCGGCGATAGCCACAGAAGAACCGGCGCGAGTTGCCCACTTATAACCGTTAGCCTTCAAGTCATCCAGGTAATCCACGGTCACGCGGTTACCGGTGCGGCGGTACAGGTCATCAATGGACTTGGCGATCACCTTCTTGCCGAAGGTTTCGTTGGCGTAGCCAAGTTCCTTCGGAACGAATTCGTTGAAGATGATACGACCGACGGTCGTCTTGATAACATTGTCTTCCTTAAGGGTAAGGAACTTAATCTTTTCACCGGCCTTCACAGCCTGTTCGATGTTGCCGTTATCGTCGGCAGCTTCGCGGAGGCACACGGCATCCTTTTCGAGGGCGCCCATGTAGATCTTCTTGCCGGCCTTGAGCTTCAAGTAAACGATTGCGTTCAGGTCAACAACACCGTTTTCGTAAGCGCGCACAGCTTCAGCGGAATCGAAGAAGTGCATGCCTTCACCCTTACGAGCCGGACGCGGCTTAGTCAGGTAGTACAGACCGAGCACGATGTCCTGGCCCGGCACAGCGATCGGCTGACCGGAAGCCGGGTGAAGAATGTTGTTGGAAGAAAGCATGAGCACGCGGCATTCGAGCTGCGTTTCGAAAGACAGCGGAAGGTGGCATGCCATCTGGTCACCGTCGAAGTCTGCGTTAAATGCAGTACAAACGAGCGGGTGGAGGCGGATTGCGTTACCTTCGATCAGGCGCGGGTAGAAGGCCTGAATACCCAGACGGTGAAGCGTCGGAGCACGGTTCAGCATCACCGGGTGGTCTTCGATAATTTCTTCGAGGATGTCCCAAACTTCCGGACGTTCGGCGTCCACGTACTTCTTAGCAGACTTGAGGGTATAAACGATACCTTCTTCTTCCAAGCGGTGGATAATGAACGGCTTGTAAAGTTCGAGAGCCATGCGCTTCGGGAGACCGCACTGATGCATGCGAAGTTCCGGGCCCACCACGATCACGGAACGACCGGAGTAGTCCACGCGCTTACCGAGCAAGTTCATACGGAAGCGGCCCTGCTTACCCTTCAAGAGTTCGGCGAGGCTCTTCATCGGACGTGCAGAACCCGTACGGGCAGTGCGACGGCCGCTGTCGAACAGCTGGTCAACGGCTTCCTGCAACATACGCTTTTCGTTGCAGAGAATCACGTTCGGTGCACGGAGGTCGATCAACTTCTTCAAACGGTTATTACGGTTGATGACACGGCGATAAAGTTCGTTCAAGTCAGACGTTGCGAAACGGCCGCCTTCGAGCGGAACGAGCGGACGAAGATCAGGCGGAATCACCGGAAGCACATCGAGGATCATCCAAGACGGCTGGTTTGCAAGAAGACGAGCTTCGCTCGGGTACATCTTGCGGAATTCTTCGTAAGCGTCGGCCACGACAAAGTTGTCGTGCTTGGTTTCGTAGTTAGCCTTGAATTCTGCAACGGCTTCGGCGAGACCACGGAGCCAGGGCTGCTGGCTGTCGGCCTTCATGGCCTTGACCGGATCTTCGTAGTAGCTACGGAAGCTGTCGCGCTGAGACTTGAGGAAGGAATCCACGACCTTGAGGCGCTTGAGAGCGTCTTCCTGCTTGGTCTTGGACTTGGACATAGCCTGAGTGCGGAGTTCTGCAGAAAGGGCGGTGAGGTCAACGCGGTCAAGCAACTGCTTGATAGCGGAAGCACCCATCTTGGCATCGAACGTACGGCCTTCGTTGGTGAGGTCCTGATACTGGGCTTCATCGATCAAGGCATTCGGTTCGAGGTCAGCGTCACCCGGATCAATCACAACATACTTTTCGTAGTAG contains:
- the rpoC gene encoding DNA-directed RNA polymerase subunit beta', yielding MVEEIERDNSGDISIHLAAPEMIRSWSHGEVTKPETINYRSFKPEKDGLFCEKIFGPVKNWECNCGKFKRIRYKGVVCDRCGVEVTHSNVRRKYMGHIELAIPLTHTWFVRNQPCVIGALLNLSTKDLDNIIYYEKYVVIDPGDADLEPNALIDEAQYQDLTNEGRTFDAKMGASAIKQLLDRVDLTALSAELRTQAMSKSKTKQEDALKRLKVVDSFLKSQRDSFRSYYEDPVKAMKADSQQPWLRGLAEAVAEFKANYETKHDNFVVADAYEEFRKMYPSEARLLANQPSWMILDVLPVIPPDLRPLVPLEGGRFATSDLNELYRRVINRNNRLKKLIDLRAPNVILCNEKRMLQEAVDQLFDSGRRTARTGSARPMKSLAELLKGKQGRFRMNLLGKRVDYSGRSVIVVGPELRMHQCGLPKRMALELYKPFIIHRLEEEGIVYTLKSAKKYVDAERPEVWDILEEIIEDHPVMLNRAPTLHRLGIQAFYPRLIEGNAIRLHPLVCTAFNADFDGDQMACHLPLSFETQLECRVLMLSSNNILHPASGQPIAVPGQDIVLGLYYLTKPRPARKGEGMHFFDSAEAVRAYENGVVDLNAIVYLKLKAGKKIYMGALEKDAVCLREAADDNGNIEQAVKAGEKIKFLTLKEDNVIKTTVGRIIFNEFVPKELGYANETFGKKVIAKSIDDLYRRTGNRVTVDYLDDLKANGYKWATRAGSSVAIAEMVIPKEKQEMLDKAAEQVSRIRGLYEDGVITDGERYNQTIDVWSKTTSEVAAKQWDLLSSDRDGFNPVYMMADSGARGSREQIKQLSGMRGLMQKPIKQLGGQEVIENPIKSCFREGLNVMEYFISSHGARKGLADTALKTADAGYLTRRLVDVGQDLVITEEDCGTTNGIEVSAFKDGDDTVIALEERLLGRAPVDDIKHPVTGEVIVKAGELVTERDLPKISATGLEHIKMRSVLTCDSRNGVCSKCYGRMLASGRPVDLGEAVGVLAAQSIGEPGTQLTLRTFHIGGASSRLTVESDKKATVDGHIELEQVETVEHEGQKVVTSRMAELVIFDKTGINKGRYQIPYGSILHVENGATVTAGQVMFEWDPYNSPIISNVSGKVVLTDMVENRTYRSETDEVTGVETWTVISDKQHGKKDLHPAVTIVDSSNTKIGNYMLPDGAILTVKAGDMVTIGQTVAKLPRAAGKTRDITGGLPRVAELFEARVPKNKAFIAPIDGLVEKIEEVRNNQVVYIKMDDQEEKVLVPRGVHLAVNEGDRVHIGQKISEGSVDPHDILDVLGPEEVQRHLVNEIQAVYRLQGVAIADKHIECIVRQMMRKVKVKDSGDSELLPGEEISKARLRAENDRLVALGKTPATFTPMLLGITKASLATDSFISACSFQETTKILTRASIEGSVDPLLGLKENVIMGRLIPCGTGARHLRNVQVVDADAELDAAARPMGIQGDYTESDDSAIQMLDNEIGINDEEDSDN